The Nitrospirota bacterium genome has a window encoding:
- a CDS encoding UDP-N-acetylmuramoyl-L-alanyl-D-glutamate--2,6-diaminopimelate ligase: MKIKELIDSSEIVSIIGSDELPVSGISYDSRKVEYGHLFVAMQGEKADGHDFIESALKKGAIAVIHDRDISDSGTPSPLASFIRVKDSRKSLAFAANAYYREPSRGMTVIGITGTNGKTTTTYILKSILEAWGKKVGLIGTIQYMIGDAVYQATHTTPESLEFQALLHDMLAAGCSHVVTEVSSHALTQKRIDNTIFKAGVFTNLTRDHLDFHGTMDDYFLSKKRFFTDLLDRNAMSIINHDDSWGRRLAESPLTGTYTFGLEAGADLTASDMNNSFDGLRFRLTFRGRAYDIVSPLVGLPNVYNILSAAGAAASVGVPWEVILEGIRKSPAIRGRFEKVDVGQKFLAIVDYAHTEDALERLIYTARSLTKGKIITVFGCGGDRDRGKRPRMGAIATRLSDFVIITSDNPRSEKPEDIIREIEAGAARRNYLVEADRKEAIKRAVLMAEANDVLLVAGKGHEICQEIGGTRFPFNDREVIEESVRHLINNR; encoded by the coding sequence ATGAAGATAAAAGAACTGATAGACAGTAGTGAGATCGTGAGCATCATCGGCAGCGATGAGCTGCCGGTGAGCGGCATTTCCTATGATTCCCGGAAAGTGGAATACGGGCATCTCTTCGTTGCAATGCAAGGAGAAAAGGCGGATGGTCATGATTTTATTGAAAGCGCTCTGAAAAAAGGCGCGATCGCGGTTATCCATGACAGAGATATTTCAGACAGCGGGACGCCGTCGCCTCTCGCATCGTTCATAAGGGTGAAGGACAGCAGAAAATCTCTGGCTTTTGCCGCTAATGCTTACTATCGGGAGCCATCGCGTGGCATGACCGTCATCGGTATTACCGGGACGAACGGCAAGACGACCACGACCTATATCCTGAAGTCGATCCTCGAGGCATGGGGGAAAAAGGTCGGCCTTATCGGCACGATCCAATACATGATCGGCGATGCCGTGTATCAGGCAACCCATACAACGCCGGAGTCCCTTGAATTTCAGGCCCTGCTTCATGACATGCTTGCGGCAGGCTGCAGCCACGTTGTGACAGAGGTTTCATCTCATGCGCTGACCCAGAAGAGGATAGACAATACCATTTTCAAAGCAGGCGTATTCACGAACCTTACCAGGGATCATCTCGATTTCCACGGCACCATGGACGACTATTTCCTCTCAAAGAAGCGGTTCTTTACTGACCTGCTCGACAGGAACGCAATGTCGATCATCAACCATGATGATTCGTGGGGAAGAAGACTTGCAGAAAGTCCTCTCACCGGTACCTATACCTTTGGTCTTGAGGCCGGGGCAGACCTGACGGCATCAGATATGAACAATTCCTTTGACGGACTGCGGTTCAGATTAACCTTCCGCGGAAGGGCCTATGACATTGTCTCTCCGCTGGTTGGTCTGCCGAATGTGTACAACATCCTTTCTGCAGCAGGGGCTGCAGCATCGGTCGGTGTGCCCTGGGAGGTGATCCTCGAAGGGATAAGGAAATCGCCGGCGATCAGGGGACGGTTCGAGAAGGTCGATGTTGGTCAGAAGTTCCTTGCGATCGTTGATTACGCACATACCGAAGATGCGCTTGAGCGTCTCATCTACACGGCGCGAAGCCTGACCAAGGGAAAGATCATCACGGTCTTCGGCTGCGGCGGCGACCGCGACCGGGGCAAGAGGCCGCGGATGGGGGCCATTGCAACGCGGCTGAGCGATTTTGTGATCATCACGTCTGACAATCCGAGGTCTGAGAAGCCGGAGGATATCATCAGAGAGATAGAGGCCGGCGCAGCACGAAGGAATTATCTGGTCGAGGCTGACCGGAAAGAGGCGATAAAGCGGGCAGTTCTGATGGCAGAAGCGAATGATGTTCTGCTGGTCGCAGGCAAGGGCCATGAAATCTGCCAGGAGATCGGGGGAACGAGATTTCCATTCAATGACAGGGAGGTAATCGAAGAGTCTGTCAGGCACCTGATCAATAACAGATAA
- a CDS encoding penicillin-binding protein 2, with amino-acid sequence MKQNWLNNGEASRKRTVILNTVIIFSFVMVFFRLADIMVLKNKFYTEKAKSQQVKTEDIQARRGNIYDRKGREIAINLEMESLYCDPGEAGTNPESVRQLSSILSVEPRAIQAKLTQQKRFVWVDRKLSLETADRVKKLKMKGFGFMTEAKRFYPRGSLASHIVGAVGKENQPLEGIELKYDKYLRTSAGKVQVARDASGRVLSTGMVMETKGNDIILTIDEGLQYIAEKELDRAMLKWRSVAATAIMMDPFTGEILALASRPAFDLNEIMSAVKNDVRNRAITDIYEPGSTFKIVAGTAAIEEKLFSAGQTFDCSRGSIEVGGKNIKDAHKHGVLSFEEVIQKSSNVGTIMIGMKLGKDRLYEYAKRFGFGDRTNIDLPGEVSGWIRKPEKWSATSLGAIPIGQEVAVTPLQILRAYSAIANGGYLVQPHLVSQILTPEGQPVFSFSPDQKKRIISERTAAAMRDILKTVVEEGGTATGAAIEGNKVAGKTGTAQLVDQRTKRYSKDRFISSFVGFVPADSPKIAMIVVVHEPKGAIYGGVVAAPVFKTVADQALSYMNVPRDDGPGKNLLLVSR; translated from the coding sequence TTGAAGCAGAACTGGCTGAATAACGGCGAAGCCAGCAGGAAGAGAACGGTGATCCTCAATACTGTCATCATCTTCAGCTTTGTGATGGTATTTTTCAGGCTTGCTGACATCATGGTGCTGAAGAACAAGTTCTACACGGAAAAGGCAAAGTCCCAGCAGGTCAAGACAGAGGACATTCAGGCCCGCCGCGGCAACATCTATGACCGCAAGGGCCGCGAGATCGCCATAAACCTGGAGATGGAGTCGCTTTACTGCGACCCGGGAGAGGCAGGCACAAATCCTGAGAGCGTCAGGCAGCTCTCCTCTATTCTGAGTGTTGAGCCCAGGGCAATACAGGCAAAGCTGACACAGCAGAAGAGATTTGTCTGGGTTGACAGGAAGCTGAGTCTTGAGACTGCTGACAGGGTGAAAAAACTGAAAATGAAGGGTTTCGGCTTTATGACAGAGGCCAAGAGGTTCTATCCCAGGGGCAGCCTTGCATCACACATTGTGGGTGCCGTGGGCAAAGAGAACCAGCCTCTTGAGGGCATTGAACTGAAATATGACAAATACCTGCGGACCTCGGCCGGCAAGGTACAAGTTGCCCGGGATGCGAGCGGCAGGGTCCTTTCCACCGGCATGGTCATGGAGACCAAGGGCAACGACATCATCCTTACGATCGATGAGGGGCTCCAGTATATTGCGGAAAAAGAGCTCGACAGGGCAATGCTGAAATGGCGGTCTGTTGCAGCGACAGCGATCATGATGGACCCATTTACGGGCGAGATCCTTGCCCTCGCAAGCAGACCTGCTTTTGATCTGAATGAGATCATGAGCGCTGTCAAGAATGATGTACGGAACAGGGCCATTACTGATATCTATGAGCCTGGCTCAACGTTCAAGATCGTTGCCGGAACTGCCGCAATTGAAGAGAAGCTTTTTTCTGCAGGTCAGACCTTTGACTGCAGCCGTGGAAGCATCGAGGTCGGCGGCAAGAATATCAAGGACGCGCATAAGCACGGCGTGCTCTCTTTTGAAGAGGTGATACAGAAATCTTCCAACGTCGGGACCATCATGATCGGCATGAAACTCGGCAAGGATAGGCTCTATGAGTATGCAAAGCGCTTCGGCTTTGGCGACAGAACGAACATTGACCTGCCCGGAGAGGTTTCCGGCTGGATACGCAAGCCTGAGAAATGGTCAGCCACATCGCTCGGCGCCATCCCGATCGGTCAGGAGGTAGCGGTAACGCCCCTCCAGATCCTGAGGGCGTATTCTGCTATTGCGAACGGCGGATATCTTGTGCAGCCTCATCTCGTGTCTCAGATCCTGACACCTGAAGGTCAGCCGGTCTTTTCTTTCAGTCCGGACCAGAAGAAGAGGATCATATCAGAGAGGACCGCAGCAGCAATGCGGGATATTCTGAAAACCGTTGTTGAAGAAGGCGGCACTGCGACCGGCGCTGCGATCGAGGGCAACAAGGTGGCAGGCAAGACCGGCACTGCCCAGCTCGTGGACCAGAGGACAAAGCGCTATTCAAAGGACCGTTTTATCAGCTCGTTCGTGGGGTTTGTGCCTGCGGATAGTCCGAAGATCGCCATGATCGTCGTGGTGCACGAGCCAAAAGGAGCGATATACGGCGGTGTTGTCGCAGCCCCGGTATTCAAGACCGTTGCTGACCAGGCGCTTTCCTATATGAATGTGCCGCGCGATGACGGCCCCGGCAAAAATCTGCTTCTGGTGTCGCGGTAG
- the rsmH gene encoding 16S rRNA (cytosine(1402)-N(4))-methyltransferase RsmH, translating to MTIIHLPVMSGEVIEILAPHRGGIYVDATVGLGGHSEMILSQVGQDVKVVGLDRDEQALQRAAQRLNDSRVLLKKGTFSQMEQVLNAEGIHEADGILLDLGVSMMQIKDPIRGFSFLSNERLDMRMDNAQLLSAWDMVNTYDEQELVRILREYGEEYRAARVVRAILSARAKKTIDTCAELADVVFRALGRSGRTHPATRTFQALRIALNSELEELRLGLEASLRMLNKGGRLCVISYHSLEDRIVKNFIRDSAKAGMVNQLTKKPLVPSREEMRQNPSSRSAKLRGAEKL from the coding sequence ATGACGATCATCCATCTCCCTGTGATGTCAGGGGAGGTGATCGAAATTCTCGCTCCTCACCGGGGCGGGATATATGTAGATGCAACAGTAGGACTCGGGGGACATTCTGAAATGATTCTTTCACAGGTCGGTCAGGATGTAAAGGTTGTCGGGCTGGACAGGGATGAGCAGGCATTACAGAGAGCTGCTCAGCGTCTGAACGACAGCAGGGTTTTACTGAAAAAGGGCACGTTCTCGCAGATGGAACAGGTGCTTAACGCAGAAGGGATTCACGAGGCTGACGGTATCCTCCTTGATCTGGGGGTTTCGATGATGCAGATCAAGGACCCAATAAGGGGTTTCAGCTTTCTTTCGAATGAAAGGCTCGACATGAGAATGGACAACGCACAACTTCTGAGTGCCTGGGACATGGTGAATACCTATGACGAGCAGGAACTGGTCCGGATCCTCAGGGAATATGGCGAGGAATACCGGGCAGCGAGAGTGGTGAGGGCGATCCTGAGCGCACGGGCAAAGAAGACGATCGACACCTGTGCCGAGCTGGCAGATGTCGTATTCCGGGCATTAGGCAGAAGCGGCAGGACCCATCCTGCGACGCGGACATTCCAGGCCCTGAGAATTGCGTTGAACAGTGAACTTGAGGAACTGAGGCTTGGGCTTGAAGCATCGCTCAGAATGCTGAACAAGGGCGGAAGGCTCTGCGTTATTTCCTATCACTCTCTGGAGGACAGGATCGTGAAGAACTTCATACGCGACAGCGCAAAGGCTGGAATGGTGAACCAGCTCACCAAAAAGCCGCTTGTTCCTTCGAGAGAGGAGATGCGGCAGAACCCATCTTCGCGGAGCGCAAAGCTGAGAGGAGCTGAAAAACTATGA
- the mraZ gene encoding division/cell wall cluster transcriptional repressor MraZ — protein MPGFSGKYYYSVDPKGRIMVPSPFREIISTNYNPKLYVVNALIDKCLLIYPQEEWLKLEEKVRLLPSMDESVQYFKRKVIASAQEVELDKQGRILIPAAHREDAGLNSDIVIAGTTDKIEVWDRKEWDAVLDLTTEDKKAVAAKLTSYGI, from the coding sequence ATGCCAGGTTTCTCTGGAAAATACTATTACAGTGTGGACCCCAAGGGCCGGATCATGGTTCCTTCTCCTTTCCGCGAAATCATTTCCACTAATTATAATCCCAAACTCTACGTTGTCAATGCGCTCATTGACAAGTGTCTCCTCATCTATCCCCAGGAAGAATGGCTCAAGCTTGAAGAAAAGGTCAGGCTGCTGCCGAGCATGGACGAGTCTGTCCAGTATTTCAAGAGAAAGGTCATAGCCTCTGCCCAGGAAGTCGAACTGGACAAGCAGGGGAGGATCCTTATTCCTGCAGCGCACCGGGAAGATGCCGGTCTGAACAGCGACATCGTGATCGCAGGCACAACAGACAAGATAGAGGTCTGGGACAGAAAAGAGTGGGATGCCGTTCTTGATCTTACCACGGAAGACAAGAAGGCAGTTGCGGCGAAACTTACGTCATACGGTATTTAA
- a CDS encoding NAD(P)-dependent oxidoreductase, with amino-acid sequence MKALVTGGTGFIGSQVVQALLSCGHAVRLLSRRPEMPESLKEKNIEIVQGDLEDPGSVVDAMDSIELFYHIGEIKNLTKAQADKNITLIEKIIDNLDAKGVKRFVFVSSITVAGIPSEQPAGEETTSQVTFNDHYTAYKRSCEGIIRKKTEGCEYAIVRPAPVYGPGSRYLGRMVSVIETLGPIGLPFIGDAKNITPFVQVKDLAEAIVLAGTRPEAAGQIFNLTDGLSHTWLDFFTAIADALHKKVRIIPIPALLLKLPAIPLELFSGFFNVNFDPIKYIDYLSNDLLFDNAKAKSLLNWQPAYSLSEGVKEMVEDYKKV; translated from the coding sequence ATGAAAGCCCTTGTCACCGGCGGCACAGGATTTATCGGCAGCCAGGTTGTTCAGGCACTTCTTTCCTGCGGTCATGCTGTCAGACTCCTGTCGCGTAGACCTGAAATGCCTGAGAGTCTGAAGGAGAAAAATATTGAGATCGTCCAGGGCGATCTTGAAGACCCCGGCTCGGTCGTCGATGCCATGGACAGCATTGAGCTCTTCTATCACATCGGCGAGATAAAAAATCTCACCAAGGCCCAGGCAGACAAGAACATCACGCTCATCGAAAAGATCATTGATAATCTTGATGCAAAAGGTGTTAAACGCTTTGTCTTCGTCAGTTCCATAACTGTGGCAGGCATTCCCTCAGAACAGCCCGCAGGAGAAGAGACAACGTCACAGGTCACATTCAACGACCATTACACAGCTTACAAGAGGAGCTGCGAAGGGATCATCAGGAAAAAAACCGAGGGATGCGAATATGCCATTGTCAGGCCTGCACCTGTGTACGGGCCGGGGTCGCGATACCTGGGCAGGATGGTAAGCGTGATCGAAACGCTCGGTCCGATCGGCCTGCCCTTCATAGGCGATGCGAAGAACATTACGCCTTTCGTCCAGGTGAAGGACCTTGCAGAGGCAATTGTTCTCGCTGGTACGCGGCCTGAGGCAGCGGGGCAGATCTTCAATCTCACTGACGGGCTGAGCCACACCTGGCTCGACTTCTTCACTGCCATTGCAGATGCGCTTCATAAGAAGGTCAGGATCATCCCGATCCCTGCCCTGCTTCTGAAACTCCCGGCCATTCCGCTCGAACTTTTCTCAGGCTTCTTCAACGTCAACTTCGACCCGATCAAATACATAGATTATCTTTCAAACGATCTGCTGTTCGACAATGCAAAAGCAAAGAGCCTCCTGAATTGGCAGCCTGCCTATTCCCTGTCTGAAGGAGTGAAAGAGATGGTCGAGGACTACAAGAAAGTTTGA
- a CDS encoding SRPBCC family protein has protein sequence MKLIDSIFINRPAGTVWAFLENPANMPLWNPKVKRVSPSSFTAIQQGYRYAITYQMNERARASEFLAEFVHFDPPSKLVIRHTGGPDSQYRVIEEIYELSERDGGTSLIQTIHIGNAGIHIFIRFLVWMVQRWGKPTGKRYLETLRDIIEA, from the coding sequence ATGAAACTTATAGATAGCATCTTCATCAACCGTCCTGCCGGGACTGTCTGGGCTTTTCTTGAGAACCCTGCAAATATGCCGCTCTGGAACCCGAAGGTGAAACGCGTATCCCCCTCGTCCTTTACAGCCATACAACAGGGCTATCGCTACGCCATAACGTACCAGATGAATGAACGAGCCAGGGCATCTGAGTTTCTGGCAGAATTCGTCCATTTCGACCCCCCATCAAAGCTGGTCATACGCCATACAGGAGGGCCAGATTCTCAATACAGGGTCATCGAGGAGATCTATGAATTATCGGAACGCGATGGAGGGACATCCCTGATCCAAACAATACATATCGGCAATGCAGGCATCCATATTTTTATCAGGTTTCTGGTCTGGATGGTCCAGCGATGGGGCAAACCCACCGGCAAGCGCTATCTCGAAACCCTGCGGGACATCATAGAGGCGTAG
- a CDS encoding tetratricopeptide repeat protein: protein MPKTWKYDFDIARYTREIEHNPKDFRAFKERGNVYFRKREFDHAITDYNKAIELNPDFFLAYNNRGNVYMQTEQYDLAIADYDKAITLKPDNGMPYNNRGFALLLMGNLDAAEEDIRTSLRLNPDNIYALNSMAEIYAARNNAEESCKWLHKAIEKGYNNWNYIRTSKTYSNVHNAPCFRSIMEKHA, encoded by the coding sequence ATGCCAAAAACCTGGAAATATGATTTTGATATCGCCCGGTACACCCGGGAGATTGAACATAATCCAAAAGATTTCAGGGCTTTCAAGGAACGGGGCAATGTCTACTTCAGAAAAAGAGAATTCGACCATGCTATCACTGATTATAACAAAGCCATTGAACTGAACCCGGATTTCTTCCTCGCTTACAACAACAGGGGCAATGTTTATATGCAGACCGAGCAGTACGATCTGGCCATAGCAGACTACGACAAGGCGATCACCCTGAAACCTGATAATGGCATGCCGTATAACAACAGGGGCTTTGCCTTACTGCTGATGGGGAACCTTGATGCTGCCGAGGAAGATATACGGACATCACTGAGACTGAATCCCGACAATATCTATGCCCTCAACAGCATGGCGGAGATCTATGCTGCACGGAACAATGCTGAGGAGTCCTGCAAATGGCTTCATAAGGCGATCGAAAAGGGCTATAACAACTGGAACTATATCAGGACATCAAAGACCTATAGCAATGTTCATAATGCCCCGTGCTTCAGAAGCATTATGGAAAAACACGCGTGA
- a CDS encoding LptF/LptG family permease: protein MLQKHYGKTRVKLIQRSTFRDLLLTFSLSLAFLNSILMMEKLIRLSRLLSGVGASIFDMGRIILYIQPQLLMLTIPMSLLLSVLLVYGRMNLDSEIVVLKSSGMDFMNISRPVLLLGAFCFLATLAVSFYIGPRSSVTLRETIAEIIAARSAMALEEGTFNSSFKDIVIVVKGKKSADMIEDIFIYDNRKKDEPKVLMAKHGKFFSQDNGGVGLYLTDGYINIMHGTITTEFFFEKYNMILNLDSESAAPKKMEFTPSQLLEQSRTADSDKRKVAFYLELHRRFSLPAVCLILAFLGPPLALASGKSGKLGGLALGLFVFTLYYTLLIYGENLVTAGKMPHYLGAWLATALMGIFSGVMFRKESLR, encoded by the coding sequence GTGCTTCAGAAGCATTATGGAAAAACACGCGTGAAGCTCATCCAGAGATCGACCTTCAGGGACCTGCTGCTAACCTTCAGTCTGTCCCTTGCCTTTCTGAACTCGATCCTGATGATGGAAAAACTGATCCGCCTGAGCCGCCTTCTTTCGGGTGTCGGAGCCTCGATTTTTGATATGGGAAGGATCATCCTGTACATCCAGCCGCAGCTTCTTATGCTTACGATCCCGATGTCGCTCCTGCTTTCGGTCCTGCTGGTGTACGGCAGAATGAACCTTGACAGCGAGATCGTCGTGCTTAAGTCATCAGGCATGGATTTTATGAACATTTCCCGTCCGGTCCTGTTACTGGGAGCATTCTGTTTTCTTGCCACGCTTGCGGTCAGTTTCTATATCGGGCCGCGAAGCAGCGTGACACTCAGGGAAACCATCGCAGAGATCATTGCGGCGCGGTCAGCAATGGCGCTCGAAGAAGGCACCTTCAATTCATCATTCAAAGATATCGTTATTGTGGTCAAAGGCAAGAAATCGGCAGACATGATCGAGGATATCTTCATTTATGACAATCGAAAAAAGGATGAGCCGAAGGTGCTGATGGCAAAGCATGGCAAGTTTTTTTCTCAGGACAACGGCGGTGTCGGACTTTACCTTACTGATGGGTACATCAACATCATGCACGGAACAATAACCACCGAGTTCTTCTTTGAAAAATACAATATGATCCTGAACCTTGATTCTGAGTCAGCCGCTCCGAAAAAAATGGAGTTCACCCCTTCCCAGCTTCTGGAACAGTCAAGGACCGCAGACTCTGACAAGAGAAAGGTGGCGTTCTATCTTGAGCTCCACCGCAGGTTCTCTCTGCCTGCAGTATGCCTGATCCTCGCCTTCCTTGGCCCGCCTCTTGCCCTCGCATCGGGCAAGTCCGGAAAGCTGGGCGGTCTTGCCCTCGGGCTTTTTGTCTTTACGCTGTATTACACCCTGCTCATCTACGGCGAGAACCTGGTCACTGCCGGAAAAATGCCGCACTACCTCGGTGCATGGCTGGCTACGGCCCTTATGGGGATCTTCTCAGGGGTCATGTTTCGGAAGGAGAGCCTGCGGTGA
- a CDS encoding LptF/LptG family permease produces MRMVQRLYLSDFFRLLLLISLGLSLVFSLIDLIGRIDDFLPNKPSVGSLIMYAVYTIPKFFLYLLPMSVLICSLFTFSQAARRKEITAIRAAGGKMRDLFYPFVIVGAALSVVAFCISEFVIPDFSQRSAALKTKMEGKEKKTAVSGGATWIKDTNGNPVKLELYIPEKQIARNVSIFIHGKDFLKSVITAKRAVWQADQRQWLFEEASLYDSETGKTRNIGRMNYPDLDSPDIFSKEMRSSEEMGIAELYRYIQRLKTAGFSNVKLFVDLNSKVSFPLINAFMMLLGMSLSGRAHRGGGLFTAGLGLGVSLLYWFGYTFTLSIGYAGMLPPFIASWLVPVLFGSTAVYLYVKTPE; encoded by the coding sequence GTGAGGATGGTCCAGCGGCTGTACCTCTCTGATTTCTTCAGACTGCTGCTTCTGATCTCTCTTGGCCTCTCACTCGTATTCAGCCTTATTGACCTGATCGGCAGGATCGATGACTTTCTGCCGAACAAACCCTCTGTTGGATCTCTGATCATGTATGCAGTCTATACCATCCCCAAATTCTTTCTGTATCTGCTTCCGATGTCAGTGCTGATCTGCAGCCTCTTCACGTTCAGCCAGGCAGCGCGGAGAAAGGAAATAACTGCGATACGCGCAGCCGGCGGAAAGATGCGTGATCTGTTCTATCCCTTTGTCATTGTGGGCGCCGCGCTGAGCGTCGTCGCCTTCTGCATCAGCGAGTTTGTGATTCCGGATTTCTCCCAGCGCTCAGCAGCATTGAAGACAAAGATGGAAGGAAAAGAAAAGAAGACAGCTGTTTCCGGCGGCGCCACCTGGATCAAGGATACGAATGGCAATCCCGTAAAATTAGAGCTGTACATCCCGGAAAAGCAGATCGCCCGGAATGTGAGCATTTTTATCCATGGCAAGGACTTTCTGAAAAGCGTGATCACGGCAAAACGCGCAGTCTGGCAGGCGGATCAGCGGCAGTGGCTCTTCGAGGAAGCATCACTGTATGACAGTGAAACCGGAAAGACCAGGAACATCGGCCGCATGAATTACCCTGACCTTGATTCACCGGACATCTTTTCAAAGGAGATGAGATCATCTGAGGAGATGGGTATCGCTGAACTCTATCGGTACATCCAGAGGCTTAAGACCGCCGGCTTCAGCAACGTGAAACTGTTTGTTGATCTGAACTCAAAGGTCTCTTTTCCCCTGATCAATGCCTTTATGATGCTTCTGGGAATGTCACTGTCAGGAAGGGCGCATAGGGGAGGCGGGCTCTTCACTGCCGGCCTCGGACTTGGCGTAAGCCTTCTCTACTGGTTCGGCTATACGTTTACCCTGTCTATCGGATACGCCGGCATGCTTCCGCCTTTTATCGCTTCGTGGCTGGTACCGGTTCTTTTCGGTTCCACCGCTGTTTATCTGTATGTAAAGACACCGGAGTAA
- a CDS encoding aminotransferase class IV, translated as MQIFLNDRIVPEHEAVVSVFDHGFLYGDGIYETMRAYDGIVFMLDRHIGRLNRSASLIQLIVPSPDSIRSAVHETVRANGLKSAYVRVTVSRGKGPIGLDPALCPNPTLVVIAEEFREYPEKYYNEGVKFIIAKTRRNLREALDPRIKSLNFLNNILAKIEAKERGAYESVMLNAEGFIAEGTVCNIFFVKDDILCTPSVDSGVLDGITRELVIDLARETGMQVTEGNYLPEDLFSATEVFFTNTTSEIMPVSRVEDVIYPVGEVAKRLRRLYRERVRKAVNA; from the coding sequence ATGCAGATATTTCTGAATGACAGGATCGTGCCTGAGCATGAGGCTGTGGTCTCTGTATTTGATCATGGATTTCTTTACGGAGACGGCATCTACGAGACCATGCGTGCCTATGACGGCATTGTCTTCATGCTGGACAGACATATCGGGAGGCTTAACCGCTCGGCATCCCTCATACAGCTGATTGTCCCTTCTCCTGACAGCATTCGTAGTGCAGTTCATGAGACTGTCCGGGCGAATGGCCTGAAGAGCGCTTATGTCCGGGTGACCGTATCTCGCGGCAAAGGTCCCATAGGGCTTGATCCTGCACTCTGTCCCAACCCCACCCTTGTGGTGATCGCTGAGGAGTTCAGGGAATATCCCGAGAAGTATTATAACGAGGGCGTAAAATTCATCATAGCGAAGACCCGCAGAAACCTGAGAGAAGCGCTTGATCCCAGGATAAAGTCCCTGAATTTTCTGAATAACATCCTTGCCAAGATCGAGGCAAAAGAGCGGGGCGCTTATGAGTCTGTCATGCTGAACGCCGAAGGCTTCATCGCCGAGGGCACGGTCTGCAATATCTTCTTTGTCAAAGACGATATCCTCTGTACGCCTTCTGTTGATTCGGGAGTGCTGGACGGCATTACGCGGGAGCTTGTAATCGACCTTGCCAGGGAAACAGGCATGCAGGTCACAGAAGGGAATTATCTGCCTGAGGACCTCTTCAGCGCAACAGAGGTCTTTTTTACGAATACCACGAGCGAGATCATGCCCGTATCACGGGTCGAAGATGTAATATACCCGGTGGGAGAGGTGGCGAAACGACTGCGGCGGCTGTACAGGGAGAGAGTCAGAAAAGCCGTAAATGCGTGA